The following proteins are co-located in the Paludibaculum fermentans genome:
- a CDS encoding DUF885 family protein — protein MLLRVLVFGLWSVSVGAVFGADPEFDGNQSALRPAIERYQNDRAALERRYRVESSEARRARFQKFNTEWLARVEAFDFEKLNQESRIDWLLLRNDILRSQRQLEFRAKIDAETAALLPFRAAIVDLEETRQRMEKVDSAKSAATLDAVRKQIEALRKSIEAELKPGVSGIKKTTANRAATAVQTLRRTLEHWYTFYAGYDPVFTWWAADPYKSADKALDGYAVFLREKIVGVKPDDKTTVVGSPIGREALISELQAEMIPYTPEELIALANKEFAWCENEMKRASRAMGFGDDWHQALEKVKTLHVEPGQQPELIRQLALEAETFVEKHDLVTVPPLAKEIWRMEMMTPSRQLVNPFFTGGEVISVSYPTDDMTQEQKLMSMRGNNIHFSRATVFHELIPGHHLQLFMSDRYRPWRQGFNTPFGVEGWALYWEMLLWDMKFQQGPEDRVGALFWRMHRCARIIFSLSFHLEKMTAQECIDFLVERVGHERDNAAGEVRRSFESDDYGPLYQAAYLLGGLQIRALHKELVDSGKMTNRAFHDRILQENSIPIELVRASLTGGALSREFRSSWRFYE, from the coding sequence TTGCTTCTCCGCGTCCTGGTCTTTGGCCTGTGGAGTGTTTCCGTTGGCGCCGTTTTTGGCGCGGATCCTGAGTTTGATGGCAATCAGAGTGCGCTGCGGCCGGCGATCGAGCGGTATCAGAACGACCGGGCGGCGCTCGAACGGCGGTATCGCGTGGAGTCTTCCGAGGCTCGGCGGGCGCGGTTCCAGAAGTTCAATACCGAATGGCTGGCTCGGGTGGAGGCGTTCGATTTCGAGAAGCTGAACCAGGAGAGCCGCATCGACTGGCTGCTGCTGCGGAATGACATCCTGCGGTCGCAACGGCAGTTGGAATTCCGCGCAAAGATCGATGCCGAGACCGCCGCACTGCTGCCGTTCCGGGCGGCAATTGTGGACCTGGAAGAGACTCGGCAGCGCATGGAGAAGGTGGATTCGGCGAAGTCGGCGGCTACGCTGGATGCCGTGCGGAAACAGATTGAGGCGCTGCGGAAGTCGATTGAGGCAGAGTTGAAGCCGGGGGTTTCGGGGATCAAGAAAACGACTGCCAATCGGGCGGCCACGGCTGTGCAGACGCTGCGGCGGACTCTGGAGCACTGGTATACGTTCTACGCGGGGTACGATCCCGTGTTTACGTGGTGGGCCGCTGATCCCTACAAAAGCGCGGACAAGGCATTGGACGGGTATGCCGTGTTTTTGCGCGAGAAGATCGTCGGCGTCAAGCCGGATGACAAGACTACCGTGGTGGGTTCTCCGATTGGACGGGAGGCCCTGATCAGTGAATTGCAGGCCGAGATGATTCCCTACACGCCCGAGGAGTTGATTGCTCTGGCGAACAAGGAGTTTGCCTGGTGCGAGAACGAGATGAAACGGGCGTCGCGGGCGATGGGGTTCGGCGACGACTGGCACCAGGCGCTGGAGAAGGTCAAAACGCTGCATGTGGAGCCGGGTCAGCAGCCGGAGCTGATCCGGCAACTGGCTCTTGAGGCCGAAACGTTTGTCGAGAAACATGATCTGGTGACCGTGCCGCCGCTGGCCAAGGAGATCTGGCGGATGGAGATGATGACTCCGTCGCGGCAACTGGTGAATCCGTTCTTCACCGGTGGGGAGGTGATCAGTGTTTCCTATCCCACAGATGACATGACGCAGGAACAGAAGCTCATGTCGATGCGGGGGAACAATATTCACTTCTCGCGGGCGACGGTGTTCCATGAGCTGATTCCCGGGCATCATCTGCAGTTGTTTATGAGTGACCGGTACCGGCCGTGGCGGCAAGGGTTCAATACGCCGTTCGGGGTGGAAGGCTGGGCGTTGTACTGGGAGATGCTGCTGTGGGACATGAAGTTCCAGCAAGGCCCGGAGGACCGGGTGGGCGCGCTGTTCTGGCGGATGCACCGGTGTGCGCGGATCATCTTCTCGCTGAGTTTTCACCTGGAGAAGATGACGGCCCAGGAGTGTATCGATTTTCTGGTGGAGCGGGTGGGGCATGAGCGGGATAACGCGGCGGGGGAGGTTCGGCGGTCGTTTGAGAGCGATGACTATGGGCCGCTGTACCAGGCTGCGTATCTGTTGGGTGGATTACAGATTCGGGCGCTGCATAAGGAGCTGGTGGATTCCGGGAAGATGACGAACCGGGCGTTCCATGACCGGATTCTGCAGGAGAATTCGATTCCGATTGAGCTGGTGCGGGCGAGTTTGACGGGGGGGGCTTTGAGCCGGGAGTTTCGTTCGAGTTGGCGGTTTTATGAGTGA